The following coding sequences lie in one Candidatus Palauibacter soopunensis genomic window:
- a CDS encoding PQQ-binding-like beta-propeller repeat protein, producing the protein MMKNHWSWRPSSALLLPLLFGAIAGTPVAAQGPGVEGAAWTYLGGDAWHTRYTPATQIDASNFESLEVAWRWDASSFGPSTARATPSYVDGKMITVTGENRNVIALDPSTGRLLWSFSEPMTWRHEYSMRKAYGKGVAYAEVDGRGVVYILSPGFFLYALDADTGQPLENWGEAVPLPGFPSSGTVDLVADLIEGWGPWENLNQEYDPDQGMPLEIGYITSSSPPIVVNGVVVVGNSAEQGYNQTRKEMVPGDILAYDARTGEFKWKFHIIPRPGEFGHETWENDAWQWTGDVSPWAPLSADPELGLVYLVTNGATIDYYGGFHPGDNLFGTSIVALDVETGERRWHFQFVHHDIWNYDTPTAPLLMDVVVDGRPIKGVFQATKQSWLYALDRETGEPIWPIEERPVPQSKVPGEKLAETQPHPTWPLPYDLQGRTEQDLIDYTPELAAMALEYARENDLFVPLFNPPTHVGNPDGEGAALICPGGGGGANITGPPAADPVNGIVFVTSTSGCSPVMVAPGIESDLDGPEQTGVTHSEFSRATGLVTENTADQATVEGLRIWKGPVGRITAIDVNTGEHLWMIPHGDAPERQQAVIRDHPMLEGVDVNPNQGRRGHSAMVATPTLLLASGQTSDGTPHLFAIDKRTGERVGQVELPGNTRYGMSSWVHEGRQYVIIQLTDGLAALALP; encoded by the coding sequence ATGATGAAGAACCACTGGAGCTGGCGGCCGAGCAGCGCCCTTCTTCTCCCCCTTCTCTTCGGAGCCATCGCGGGCACCCCCGTTGCGGCGCAGGGCCCCGGCGTGGAGGGAGCCGCGTGGACCTACCTCGGGGGCGACGCCTGGCACACGCGCTATACGCCGGCGACGCAGATCGACGCCTCCAACTTCGAGAGCCTCGAGGTCGCGTGGCGCTGGGACGCTTCGAGCTTCGGGCCGAGCACGGCGCGGGCCACGCCGTCCTACGTCGATGGGAAGATGATCACGGTGACGGGCGAGAACCGGAACGTCATCGCCCTCGACCCCTCCACGGGAAGACTCCTGTGGAGCTTCTCCGAACCCATGACCTGGCGGCACGAGTACTCGATGCGAAAGGCGTACGGCAAGGGCGTCGCCTACGCCGAGGTCGACGGACGCGGCGTCGTCTACATCCTCAGTCCCGGGTTCTTCCTCTACGCCCTCGACGCCGACACGGGACAGCCGCTGGAGAACTGGGGCGAGGCGGTGCCGCTGCCGGGATTCCCGTCCTCCGGGACGGTGGACCTGGTGGCCGACCTCATCGAGGGCTGGGGGCCGTGGGAGAACCTGAACCAGGAATACGACCCGGATCAGGGAATGCCGCTCGAGATCGGCTACATCACGTCGTCTTCCCCTCCCATCGTCGTGAACGGCGTGGTCGTCGTCGGCAACTCCGCGGAGCAGGGCTACAACCAGACCCGGAAGGAGATGGTCCCGGGCGATATTCTCGCCTATGACGCGCGCACCGGCGAGTTCAAGTGGAAGTTCCACATCATCCCGCGGCCGGGCGAGTTCGGGCACGAGACGTGGGAGAACGACGCCTGGCAGTGGACGGGTGACGTGTCCCCGTGGGCGCCGCTCTCGGCGGACCCGGAACTCGGACTCGTCTATCTCGTCACGAACGGCGCCACGATCGACTACTACGGCGGTTTCCACCCCGGCGACAACCTGTTCGGCACGAGCATCGTTGCGCTCGACGTGGAGACGGGAGAGCGGCGCTGGCATTTCCAGTTCGTGCACCACGACATCTGGAACTACGACACGCCGACCGCGCCCCTTCTCATGGACGTGGTCGTAGACGGCCGGCCGATCAAGGGCGTCTTCCAGGCGACGAAGCAGTCGTGGCTGTACGCGCTCGACCGCGAGACGGGCGAGCCGATCTGGCCCATCGAGGAGCGACCGGTCCCGCAATCGAAGGTGCCGGGAGAGAAGCTCGCCGAGACGCAGCCGCACCCGACGTGGCCCCTGCCCTACGATCTGCAGGGCCGCACGGAGCAGGACCTGATCGACTACACGCCCGAACTGGCCGCGATGGCGCTCGAGTACGCGCGGGAGAACGACCTCTTCGTGCCGCTCTTCAACCCGCCCACCCACGTCGGGAACCCCGATGGCGAGGGGGCGGCGCTCATCTGCCCCGGCGGGGGCGGGGGCGCGAACATCACCGGGCCGCCCGCCGCGGACCCCGTGAACGGGATCGTCTTCGTCACATCCACAAGCGGGTGCTCGCCGGTCATGGTGGCGCCGGGGATCGAGTCCGACCTCGACGGACCGGAGCAGACGGGCGTCACCCACTCCGAATTCTCCCGCGCGACCGGCCTCGTGACGGAGAACACGGCGGACCAGGCGACGGTCGAAGGGCTGAGGATCTGGAAGGGGCCTGTGGGGCGGATCACGGCGATCGACGTCAACACGGGCGAACACCTGTGGATGATCCCGCACGGCGACGCGCCCGAGCGGCAGCAGGCGGTGATCCGCGACCACCCGATGCTGGAGGGAGTGGACGTGAATCCGAACCAGGGCCGGCGCGGCCACTCCGCCATGGTTGCAACTCCGACGCTCCTTCTTGCGTCTGGACAGACGAGCGATGGGACGCCGCACCTGTTCGCGATCGACAAGCGGACCGGCGAGCGCGTGGGCCAGGTGGAGTTGCCGGGCAACACGCGCTACGGGATGTCGAGCTGGGTCCACGAGGGCAGGCAGTATGTGATCATTCAGTTGACCGACGGACTTGCGGCGCTGGCCCTGCCCTGA
- a CDS encoding outer membrane beta-barrel protein — MKYRFRQSSMAAVLAVIGGAWAAEALAAQDFLFGRPSVTLGARIGYAIPRADSEIFDLTRRELTVEKEDFNAVALGADLGIRLSDRIDLALGLGYENSEIDSESREFIGTDDLPILQTTAFRRVPFTVGLKAYLTERGRRISDLAWIPGKFAPFVGGGVGFMWYEFEQEGEFVDYETLDIFYDYFSSRAGSSLAYVTAGFDYSLGLRWILTAEARYSWASADMGGPFIGFDDIDLNGLRAAFGFSVRL, encoded by the coding sequence GTGAAGTACCGATTCAGACAGTCCTCGATGGCGGCCGTCCTCGCCGTCATCGGGGGAGCCTGGGCGGCCGAGGCCCTCGCGGCGCAGGACTTCCTTTTCGGCCGTCCTTCCGTCACGCTCGGCGCCCGAATCGGGTACGCGATACCCCGCGCGGACAGCGAGATCTTCGATTTGACGCGCAGGGAACTGACGGTCGAGAAGGAGGACTTCAACGCGGTGGCGCTCGGCGCCGACCTCGGCATCCGGCTCTCCGACCGCATCGATCTTGCGCTGGGCCTCGGGTACGAGAACAGCGAGATCGACTCCGAGTCCCGCGAGTTCATCGGCACGGACGACCTGCCGATCCTGCAGACGACGGCTTTCCGCCGCGTCCCGTTCACCGTCGGACTGAAAGCCTACCTCACGGAGCGGGGACGGAGGATCAGCGATCTGGCCTGGATTCCGGGCAAGTTCGCCCCCTTCGTCGGAGGCGGCGTCGGCTTCATGTGGTACGAATTCGAGCAGGAGGGCGAGTTCGTCGACTACGAAACGCTGGACATCTTCTACGACTACTTCTCGTCCAGAGCCGGATCGTCGCTCGCCTACGTGACGGCCGGATTCGACTACTCGCTCGGGCTGCGGTGGATTCTGACCGCCGAAGCGCGTTATTCTTGGGCCAGCGCGGATATGGGCGGGCCGTTCATCGGGTTCGACGACATCGACCTGAACGGACTCCGTGCCGCGTTCGGCTTCTCGGTACGGCTGTAA